Proteins encoded in a region of the Oscillatoria salina IIICB1 genome:
- the ureE gene encoding urease accessory protein UreE: protein MLTLTQFVSTTNDVKDVKVDFTLFLNAEERTRSRYRFQTEDGQVFWLRLPRGTVFQDGDQLISLTGEVVQILAKPEPVLTITAKSPLDLLRAAYHLGNRHVPLEITSTYLRFSPDSVLEAMLLQLGLEVKKEVVPFHPEIGAYSHSH from the coding sequence ATGCTAACTCTTACCCAATTTGTCTCTACCACCAATGACGTTAAAGACGTTAAAGTTGATTTTACCCTCTTTCTGAATGCCGAAGAACGCACCCGCAGCCGCTATCGTTTTCAAACCGAAGATGGTCAAGTTTTTTGGCTGCGTTTACCGAGGGGAACAGTTTTTCAGGATGGAGATCAACTGATCTCGCTAACCGGAGAAGTCGTGCAAATTTTAGCTAAACCCGAACCTGTACTAACAATCACAGCAAAATCTCCCCTCGATTTACTTCGTGCAGCTTACCATCTCGGTAATCGTCACGTACCTCTAGAAATTACTTCTACCTATTTAAGATTTTCCCCCGATTCTGTTCTAGAAGCAATGCTTTTACAACTAGGTTTAGAAGTAAAAAAAGAGGTCGTACCTTTTCATCCTGAAATTGGCGCTTATTCTCATTCTCATTAG